In Humulus lupulus chromosome 7, drHumLupu1.1, whole genome shotgun sequence, the following are encoded in one genomic region:
- the LOC133791744 gene encoding uncharacterized protein LOC133791744, with amino-acid sequence MFKICYSKKDKSITNEKTKEAMLQLQEKEELIEDASKEKSMNDVFSEVMGKEKHGSVRMYGFGVCPSDVWKDKSTWRRNQNEYVDTLQSEVNDLRSQVQILTKTILSKQNNGNDISTLQPLHYNENATSSPLAINASTLHNKETQRQLWFSSSAYDTPVVEVGEVVNLKSVTSEPETIAIGIILSRDPLKEVGGKKLGSFFFEVIVQVPIKPDEQLIKSYGHFKTIGQVVGAPIAWPTSFVIPRESDTQLGDSML; translated from the exons ATGTTCAAAATCTGCTACTCAAAAAAAGATAAGAGCATTACTAATGAGAAAACAAAAGAAGCAATG TTACAAttacaagagaaagaagaactgATTGAAGATGCATCAAAAGAAAAGAGTATGAATGACGTTTTTTCTGAAGTTATGGGTAAAGAAAAACATGGATCAGTTCGCATGTATGGATTTGGTGTTTGCCCATCTGATGTGTGGAAGGATAAATCAACTTGGAGAAGAAACCAAAATGAGTATGTAGATACTCTGCAGTCAGAAGTAAATGATCTAAGGTCTCAAGTTCAAATTCTTACTAAGACTATTTTGAGCAAGCAAAATAATGGCAATGATATATCTACACTTCAG CCATTACATTATAATGAAAATGCTACATCTTCACCCCTG GCCATAAATGCCAGTACCTTACATAACAAAGAAACTCAACGTCAACTATGGTTTTCATCTTCAGCATATGATACTCCTGTTGTTGAG GTTGGAGAAGTAGTCAATCTTAAGAGTGTCACTAGTGAGCCTGAAACAATTGCTATTGGTATCATTTTAAGTAGAGATCCATTAAAAGAAGTTGGAGGAAAAAAGCTCGGATCCtttttttttgaagttatagtacAAGTTCCTATTAAGCCTGACGAACAACTGATTAAATCATATGGACATTTTAAGACAATTGGTCAAGTTGTTGGAGCCCCTATTGCATGGCCAACATCATTTGTG ATTCCAAGGGAATCAGATACACAACTTGGTGACTCAATGCTATGA